The Mauremys reevesii isolate NIE-2019 linkage group 1, ASM1616193v1, whole genome shotgun sequence genome has a segment encoding these proteins:
- the LOC120389117 gene encoding olfactory receptor 52B2-like translates to MSDSNTSDFTNPSTFILLGIPGLEVEHTWLSVPFCAMYIIAILGNSTLLFTVKRERSLHVPMYYFLCMLAITDLVLSTSILPKTLSIFWFNSREINFSACLTQMYFIHCFSVMGSGILVAMAFDRYVAICHPLRHSTVLTNPVVAKIGLAVVLRGAMLVLPSPFIARRWPYCTTNIIPHSYCEYMAMVKLACADIRISSYYSLSVVLSVIGLDVFFITVSYTQILRAIFSLPTKDARLKAFGTCGSHLCVILAFYIPGLFSFLTHQFGHNVPLHFHILSANMYLLVPPMLNPIIYGVRTKEIRGRLLHLFTHKGT, encoded by the coding sequence atgtcagattccaacacaagcgacttcaccaacccctccaccttcatcctgctgggcattcctggcctggaggtagaGCATACCTGGCTCTCTGTTCCCTTCTGTGCCATGTAcatcatagccatcttggggaactccACCCTATTGTTCACTGTGAAGAGGGAGAGGAGCCTCCAtgtgcccatgtactatttcctctgcatgctggccatcaccgacctggtcctgtccacgtCCATCCTGCCTAAAacactgagcatcttctggttcaattccagggagatcaatttcagtgcctgcctcacccagatgtacttcattcactgcttctcagtGATGGGGTCTGGgatcctcgtggccatggcttttgatcgctacgtggccatctgccatccccttaGACATTCCACCGTCCTGACAAACCCCGTGGTGGCCAAGATTGGCCTGGCTGTGGTGCTGCGCGGTGCCATGCTCGTACTGCCCTCTCCCTTCATAGCGAGAAGGTGGCCATATTGTACAACTAACATTATCCCCCACTCGTACTGTGAGTACATGGCcatggtgaagctggcctgtgccGACATCCGCATTAGTAGTTACTACAGCCTCTCTGTGGTATTGTCTGTTATTGGactggatgtgttttttatcacAGTGTCCTacacccagatcctcagggccatcttcagcctccccacaaaggacgcccggctcaaggcttttgggacctgcggctcccacctctgtgtcatcttagccttttatataccaggtctcttctccttcctcacacaccagtttggccacaatgtgcccctgcatttccatATTCTCAGTGCCAACATGTacctcctggtgccccccatgctaaaTCCTATCATCTATGGGGTAAGGACCAAAGAGATTCGGGGCAGGCTGCTCCATCTTTTTACCCATAAAGGAACCTAA